The following proteins come from a genomic window of Bacillota bacterium:
- a CDS encoding ABC transporter ATP-binding protein translates to MNAAVEVSEVSKVYTGLLGGRPVRALEGISLQVGQGEVFGLLGPNGAGKTTLLRILAGLVSPTTGSVRIMGLDLARERRRALTAITSVPDGGRGLYPRMTVMENIQYFAVVRGGLSARDLRRLELEAGRWLRFLGIDGCLGRPVNDLSRGTRQKVALVSALVTGSRVILMDEPTSGLDVAASRDLCAAIRRLAVDEGRTVILSTHQMDVAQGVCSRVCIVSRGRILALDRVPRLLQLFSTRTYRMVLEGNLEPTEAEALRRLGHFELVRECGQTTVTLDLNAPTAFYDAVEILRGRRVPIRAILRQEPDLLRVFLRITSAGGGDCDVPGSTIG, encoded by the coding sequence ATGAATGCCGCGGTAGAAGTCTCAGAGGTGTCCAAAGTGTATACCGGCCTCCTGGGTGGCAGGCCTGTGCGCGCGCTTGAAGGAATCAGCCTCCAAGTCGGCCAAGGAGAGGTCTTCGGGCTGTTGGGGCCCAACGGCGCAGGCAAGACCACATTGCTTCGTATCCTGGCAGGGTTAGTCAGCCCGACTACGGGCAGCGTAAGAATCATGGGGCTGGACCTCGCGCGGGAGAGACGCAGGGCTTTGACTGCCATAACCTCTGTTCCCGATGGCGGGAGAGGTCTCTACCCAAGGATGACCGTGATGGAGAACATCCAGTACTTCGCAGTGGTGCGCGGCGGACTGTCCGCGAGGGACCTCAGAAGGCTTGAGCTTGAAGCCGGCAGATGGCTCCGGTTTCTGGGCATCGATGGATGTCTGGGGAGGCCAGTGAACGACCTCTCCCGTGGGACGAGGCAGAAAGTGGCCTTGGTATCCGCGCTGGTAACCGGGTCTCGGGTCATCCTCATGGACGAGCCCACGTCGGGCCTCGACGTTGCGGCATCGAGGGATCTTTGCGCGGCCATCAGGCGTCTCGCGGTGGACGAGGGACGGACTGTCATCCTCTCCACGCACCAGATGGACGTAGCGCAGGGGGTTTGCTCTCGCGTGTGCATCGTGAGCCGGGGAAGAATCCTCGCCCTTGACCGTGTGCCCCGGCTGCTTCAGCTGTTCTCGACGCGCACCTACCGGATGGTGCTGGAGGGCAACCTCGAGCCCACAGAGGCAGAAGCCCTGCGGCGCCTCGGCCACTTTGAGCTTGTGCGGGAGTGCGGGCAAACCACCGTGACACTGGACTTGAACGCCCCTACAGCCTTCTATGACGCAGTCGAGATCCTCCGCGGCAGGCGAGTGCCGATCAGGGCCATCCTTCGGCAAGAGCCAGATCTATTACGAGTCTTTCTCAGAATCACGAGCGCGGGAGGCGGAGACTGCGATGTACCTGGCAGCACTATCGGTTGA
- a CDS encoding helix-turn-helix domain-containing protein, translating to GIHVVRGLTELKALLDRKRMAVLRLLADKELTVKQLAGILGAVPASVHYHVKVLERAGLVRLVETRERSGILEKYYRAVAREFVVDQSVGSIPEAPVFALESVARDIRDALPSILSATAEEHVVNSQVVNVPISRESASEFASRLERLVREFAEARDDSQPVRYSLALAIYPTLPPGRPRASQGGPTEGPTEGGGDE from the coding sequence TGGCATCCACGTGGTACGGGGTCTAACTGAGCTCAAGGCGCTGCTCGACCGGAAACGTATGGCTGTCCTCAGGCTCCTTGCTGACAAGGAACTTACTGTCAAGCAACTTGCCGGTATCCTGGGTGCGGTGCCGGCAAGCGTCCACTATCACGTTAAAGTCCTGGAGCGTGCCGGCCTTGTGAGGCTGGTGGAGACGCGGGAGAGGTCCGGAATCCTGGAGAAGTACTACCGCGCGGTAGCCCGTGAGTTCGTGGTGGACCAATCGGTGGGATCCATCCCAGAGGCTCCGGTATTCGCCCTTGAATCCGTCGCCCGGGACATCCGGGATGCATTACCAAGCATCCTCTCAGCCACTGCCGAAGAACACGTCGTCAACTCCCAAGTTGTGAACGTCCCGATATCTCGCGAGTCTGCCTCAGAGTTCGCTTCCCGCCTCGAGCGGCTGGTCAGGGAGTTTGCAGAGGCAAGAGACGACTCCCAACCTGTCCGCTACTCCCTCGCACTTGCCATCTATCCAACACTGCCCCCCGGGCGTCCGCGTGCGAGCCAAGGAGGGCCAACAGAAGGGCCGACGGAGGGCGGAGGGGACGAATGA
- a CDS encoding phosphate ABC transporter substrate-binding protein — MRHARILVLFVALVVVASFALVQPAVSGAELSGSITLAGSTSVQPLADELAAAFMAKNRKVKVNVQGGGSGAGIKGALEGTCDIGMSSRELKPEETGLFETIVARDGIAVVVHRSNPVSDLSLEQIQGIYAGRITNWSQVGGKNQSILVVTREEGSGTRGAFEEIVMGKAKIVATANVQPATGAVRVTVAGAPQAIGYVSLGALTSEVKAVRVGGVEANAESIIQGRYRIQRPFLFLTRGKPEGLAKAFIDFCLSPEGQEIVAMDYIRVR, encoded by the coding sequence ATGAGACATGCAAGGATTCTGGTCCTGTTCGTGGCCCTCGTCGTCGTGGCGTCGTTCGCCTTGGTTCAGCCGGCTGTCTCCGGTGCCGAGCTTTCAGGCTCGATCACTCTCGCCGGCTCTACTTCTGTACAACCGCTCGCGGACGAGCTAGCAGCGGCGTTCATGGCAAAGAACCGCAAAGTCAAAGTAAATGTGCAGGGCGGCGGGTCCGGGGCAGGGATCAAAGGGGCGCTCGAGGGGACTTGCGACATCGGTATGAGTTCCCGCGAATTGAAGCCGGAAGAGACTGGGTTGTTCGAGACCATTGTGGCCCGGGACGGCATTGCAGTCGTGGTGCACCGGTCGAACCCTGTGTCAGACCTGAGCTTAGAACAGATCCAGGGGATCTATGCCGGCAGGATCACGAACTGGTCACAGGTGGGAGGCAAGAACCAGTCAATCCTGGTAGTCACTCGCGAGGAAGGATCGGGCACCAGGGGTGCTTTTGAGGAAATAGTGATGGGGAAGGCCAAGATTGTGGCCACGGCAAACGTGCAACCGGCAACAGGGGCTGTGAGGGTGACGGTGGCCGGCGCACCTCAGGCAATAGGCTATGTCTCCCTTGGGGCCCTCACATCCGAGGTCAAGGCAGTTCGCGTCGGTGGTGTCGAGGCGAACGCGGAGAGTATCATCCAGGGGCGGTACAGAATACAGCGTCCGTTCCTCTTCCTGACCAGAGGCAAACCCGAAGGCCTCGCGAAGGCTTTCATCGACTTCTGCTTGAGCCCAGAGGGACAGGAAATCGTGGCAATGGATTACATCAGAGTCAGGTAG
- a CDS encoding MFS transporter produces MEVSHLKTETVAELVVVAFVPFIMVLGNSMLIPVLPTMRQVMHLTQVQTGLIITSFSIPAAVVIGLAGYLADRYGRKAVIVPSLIVYGAGGLIAAGAAVLARDPYIPLIAGRIVQGVGAAGTAPIAMALAGDIFRTGERTQALGILESANGLGKVASPLLGSLAALIAWYAPFVVYGVLAFPIAFGVWKVVHEPDRSQARMQSSEMGNYFQSLKAVFSHKGGPLLASYFCGMVVLFILFGLLFYISDTLETTFAVDGVLRGAIVAIPVLVMAVASYVTGAATQRKPPTTLKILVIAGLGLVGVGCSVAAFLRGALPSLVAAAGVGLGTGVVLPPVNTLVTGTTSGAQRGIVTSGWGATRFTGVALGPPLFGVAMQLGRPALLLGTAGLAGLALLVGLVFLDANRLLAGWQKGQGMSDGGAP; encoded by the coding sequence GTGGAGGTGTCTCATCTGAAGACCGAGACTGTTGCCGAACTCGTGGTCGTCGCCTTCGTCCCGTTCATCATGGTGCTCGGGAACTCGATGCTTATCCCCGTGCTTCCCACCATGCGACAGGTGATGCACCTCACTCAGGTTCAGACGGGGCTCATCATAACGTCCTTCTCGATTCCGGCGGCAGTGGTGATCGGGCTGGCGGGCTACCTTGCAGACCGGTACGGCAGAAAGGCTGTCATCGTTCCTTCGCTCATCGTGTACGGAGCAGGAGGGCTGATCGCCGCGGGCGCGGCAGTCCTCGCCCGAGACCCGTACATTCCGCTGATAGCTGGGAGGATAGTCCAAGGAGTCGGGGCAGCCGGCACCGCCCCTATCGCCATGGCGCTCGCGGGAGATATCTTTCGGACAGGAGAGAGAACTCAGGCCTTGGGGATCCTGGAGTCCGCAAATGGGTTGGGCAAAGTGGCCAGCCCACTTCTGGGCTCTCTGGCGGCCCTGATTGCCTGGTACGCGCCGTTTGTGGTGTATGGTGTACTCGCCTTCCCCATCGCCTTTGGCGTATGGAAGGTGGTTCACGAGCCCGATCGGAGTCAGGCTAGGATGCAGTCCTCTGAGATGGGCAACTACTTCCAGAGCCTCAAGGCAGTTTTCTCACATAAGGGAGGCCCCCTGCTTGCGTCCTACTTCTGCGGGATGGTGGTGTTGTTCATCCTCTTCGGGCTGTTATTCTACATCTCCGACACCCTCGAGACCACCTTTGCGGTGGACGGGGTCCTCCGCGGGGCGATAGTCGCAATCCCCGTCCTCGTCATGGCGGTGGCCTCCTATGTGACCGGGGCGGCCACCCAGAGGAAGCCCCCAACAACCCTCAAGATACTGGTCATCGCGGGGTTGGGCCTCGTGGGCGTAGGATGTTCCGTCGCCGCCTTTCTCAGAGGTGCCTTGCCTTCCCTCGTGGCCGCCGCAGGCGTGGGCCTCGGCACGGGCGTCGTCCTGCCTCCCGTGAACACGCTGGTAACAGGGACGACATCCGGCGCCCAGCGAGGGATCGTGACTTCCGGATGGGGCGCGACCCGGTTCACAGGAGTCGCCCTGGGCCCTCCCCTGTTCGGCGTCGCCATGCAGCTGGGGAGACCTGCTCTTCTTCTGGGAACCGCGGGACTTGCGGGACTGGCGCTTCTCGTCGGTCTGGTTTTCCTCGACGCCAACAGACTCCTGGCGGGATGGCAAAAGGGTCAAGGAATGAGCGACGGGGGCGCACCCTGA
- a CDS encoding zinc-ribbon domain containing protein has protein sequence MAFEDKVLNCRDCGQDFVFTAGEQQFYVDRGFQNEPSRCPDCRRARKAARVGTSGTREMFEVTCSACGKPAMVPFQPSGDRPVYCSECFAAQRAESHSRY, from the coding sequence TTGGCATTCGAGGACAAGGTCCTGAACTGCAGAGACTGCGGGCAGGATTTCGTGTTCACCGCCGGAGAGCAGCAGTTCTACGTGGACCGTGGGTTCCAGAACGAGCCGTCGAGGTGCCCTGATTGCCGCAGGGCCCGCAAGGCAGCCCGGGTCGGCACCTCAGGCACCCGCGAGATGTTCGAGGTCACCTGCTCCGCTTGTGGCAAGCCTGCAATGGTACCCTTCCAGCCCAGCGGCGACAGGCCCGTTTATTGCAGCGAGTGTTTCGCGGCTCAGAGGGCGGAGAGCCACAGCAGGTATTAG
- a CDS encoding N-acetyltransferase, translated as MSGIVVDMVATRAERLSFVKLPWAIYRGDPNWVPPLISDMLRTMDPRHNVLLRMGPYAHFLARKGGRVVGRVGVGMDGNLNREKRRSEGYFTLFESVNDFDITRSLFDVALSWLRQHGATRVTGPQSPSNGDDYRALLIDGFDEPPFLMMSYNPPYYPELLSEYGFEKQFDRLAYKYDMTQGIPERFQRLVGRAMERFGFRIDPVNTRNIEGELRDIKEIVDRSMPEEWPDMVPPTMEELRAQASQILPVADPELILIARAGDRPVGLVIALPDYNQVLKHLNGRLFPFGFLKFMWLRRRITAARVFVLMVVPEFHKKGVSAAMYLHLFRRAKERGYTLGEGSTVHEFNIPMRRDAEGVGGVQYKTYRIYQKEL; from the coding sequence ATGTCCGGCATTGTGGTGGATATGGTAGCTACACGAGCAGAGAGGCTCAGCTTTGTGAAACTGCCGTGGGCCATTTACCGGGGCGATCCCAACTGGGTGCCGCCCTTGATCTCCGACATGTTGCGAACCATGGACCCCAGGCACAACGTCCTGCTGAGAATGGGACCGTACGCCCACTTCCTGGCAAGAAAGGGTGGTCGCGTGGTTGGGCGCGTGGGTGTCGGCATGGACGGTAACCTGAACCGGGAGAAGCGCCGCTCGGAGGGGTACTTCACCCTTTTCGAGTCCGTCAACGATTTCGACATCACCCGCTCACTGTTCGACGTGGCGCTGTCCTGGCTCAGGCAACACGGCGCCACCAGGGTGACCGGTCCACAATCGCCGAGCAATGGCGATGACTACAGGGCTCTCCTCATCGATGGGTTCGATGAACCGCCTTTTCTCATGATGTCGTACAACCCTCCGTACTATCCGGAGTTGCTTTCGGAGTACGGGTTTGAGAAGCAGTTCGACAGGTTGGCGTACAAGTATGACATGACGCAGGGCATTCCCGAGAGGTTCCAGAGGCTGGTCGGGCGAGCCATGGAGAGGTTCGGGTTCAGGATCGATCCTGTGAACACCCGCAACATCGAGGGAGAACTCCGGGACATCAAGGAGATCGTCGATCGCTCGATGCCCGAGGAATGGCCGGATATGGTCCCCCCTACCATGGAGGAACTACGCGCACAGGCAAGCCAAATCCTGCCGGTGGCTGACCCTGAGCTCATCCTCATCGCCCGCGCAGGTGACAGACCGGTGGGGCTAGTGATCGCTCTGCCCGACTACAACCAGGTCCTCAAGCACCTCAACGGCCGGCTCTTCCCCTTCGGGTTTCTTAAGTTCATGTGGCTCAGGAGGCGCATAACAGCCGCCAGGGTCTTCGTACTTATGGTGGTCCCCGAATTCCACAAGAAAGGCGTCTCCGCCGCCATGTATCTGCACCTGTTCAGGCGGGCCAAGGAGCGAGGCTACACGCTCGGGGAAGGCTCCACGGTTCATGAGTTCAACATCCCCATGCGCAGGGACGCAGAGGGGGTTGGGGGCGTGCAGTATAAGACCTACAGGATCTATCAGAAGGAGCTGTGA
- the pstA gene encoding phosphate ABC transporter permease PstA, producing the protein MQRMRQATDQVFTVMVWIAAAVALAVLATILVHVISRGAPRLSWEFLTQNPRRMGREGGILPTILGTVYLTAVAVLVASPVGVAAAVYLSDYARQGWVTRTIRFATETLAGVPSIIFGIFGFAFLVTYLKLGWSILSGGLTLAFMILPTIVRTSEEAIQAVPGSYREGSLALGATRWQTVRRVVIPAASPGIVTGIVLGIGRAIGETAAVILTAGSSLLPPRWITDPTRTMSVHLYILATEGISMPNAYGTATVLVVVILAINGVANYLRRRMSAVLAR; encoded by the coding sequence ATGCAGCGAATGCGACAGGCAACGGACCAGGTATTCACCGTCATGGTGTGGATTGCTGCTGCGGTAGCCCTTGCTGTCCTCGCGACCATACTGGTGCACGTGATAAGCCGGGGTGCCCCGAGGTTGAGCTGGGAGTTTCTCACCCAGAACCCCAGGAGAATGGGCCGTGAGGGCGGAATCCTCCCAACCATACTGGGCACCGTCTACTTGACCGCCGTTGCGGTTCTTGTTGCATCACCGGTAGGAGTGGCTGCTGCCGTGTACCTCTCTGACTATGCCCGACAGGGGTGGGTCACGCGTACCATTCGTTTCGCAACCGAGACCTTGGCGGGCGTTCCCTCAATCATCTTCGGCATTTTCGGGTTCGCGTTCCTCGTGACATACCTCAAGCTTGGATGGTCCATCTTGTCAGGAGGCCTCACACTTGCATTCATGATACTGCCCACCATCGTGCGGACTTCCGAGGAGGCAATCCAGGCAGTGCCCGGCTCCTACCGGGAAGGAAGTCTTGCTCTCGGGGCAACCCGGTGGCAGACTGTAAGGAGGGTTGTCATACCCGCGGCATCTCCGGGAATCGTCACAGGAATAGTGCTGGGAATTGGACGTGCCATAGGTGAGACCGCTGCAGTCATCCTGACCGCCGGGAGTTCGCTACTTCCGCCCAGATGGATAACTGACCCTACGAGGACAATGTCCGTGCATCTGTACATCCTGGCCACCGAAGGCATCTCGATGCCGAATGCTTACGGCACCGCGACTGTCCTTGTGGTCGTGATCCTGGCCATTAATGGGGTCGCGAACTACCTGCGCAGGCGGATGTCGGCAGTCCTCGCTCGGTGA
- a CDS encoding DUF441 domain-containing protein — protein sequence MLERNIALLLVLAAGVLGQNKLVAAGAGILLALDFSGLSGISDFLEKRGLEIGLIFLTVAVIAPLRAGTVRPDTISGIFSGLPAVAGLLGGVLATVINKKGVELLQSDPNVIVAILVGTLIGCTVLRGIPVGPLTASGIAALVTEVCCLLGRGAKP from the coding sequence ATGCTGGAACGCAACATCGCGCTCCTTCTCGTGCTTGCTGCGGGAGTATTGGGACAGAACAAACTTGTGGCGGCGGGGGCGGGGATACTCCTCGCCCTCGACTTCTCAGGTCTATCTGGGATCTCGGACTTTCTCGAGAAGCGCGGTCTGGAGATCGGCCTCATTTTCCTCACGGTGGCCGTAATCGCGCCGCTTCGAGCGGGGACAGTCAGGCCGGATACGATATCGGGGATCTTCTCGGGGCTGCCTGCCGTCGCCGGCCTCCTCGGGGGTGTACTGGCCACTGTGATCAACAAGAAAGGGGTGGAACTCCTTCAATCGGATCCCAACGTGATCGTGGCGATACTCGTGGGCACCTTAATAGGATGCACCGTCCTCCGTGGGATTCCCGTTGGTCCTCTCACTGCATCAGGTATAGCCGCCCTGGTAACTGAGGTCTGCTGCCTGCTGGGTCGCGGCGCGAAACCCTGA
- a CDS encoding phosphoribosyltransferase family protein has translation MKKTYLSWQDIEELVDTLVRKIEGEFDALLVITRGGMVPACLLSERMDLRNILVAAVMFYTDVGKTLDKPVFLQFPSDPYLAGKRILVVDDVWDSGKTIVSVKRRIEALGGTPVVAVLHHKPTHSAFPDLKPDYYAAEAEGWVVYPWDPVRLKACWEENSSC, from the coding sequence GTGAAAAAGACCTATCTTTCGTGGCAAGACATCGAGGAACTCGTGGACACGCTCGTCAGGAAGATCGAGGGCGAATTCGATGCGCTCCTCGTCATCACACGGGGCGGGATGGTCCCCGCATGCCTGCTCTCAGAGCGAATGGACCTTCGGAATATCCTCGTCGCTGCGGTCATGTTCTACACCGATGTCGGCAAGACTCTGGACAAACCTGTCTTCCTGCAGTTCCCATCAGATCCTTATCTCGCAGGCAAGCGGATCCTGGTGGTGGACGATGTCTGGGATTCAGGAAAGACGATCGTGTCAGTGAAACGGCGGATCGAGGCACTGGGGGGCACCCCGGTTGTCGCGGTCCTGCATCACAAGCCCACACACTCAGCGTTTCCGGACCTGAAGCCCGACTACTACGCCGCGGAGGCGGAAGGGTGGGTTGTGTACCCCTGGGACCCGGTGCGACTCAAGGCCTGCTGGGAAGAGAACTCCTCTTGTTAA
- a CDS encoding YchF family ATPase, whose product MRVGLVGHPRPGKTTLFRLLTGADASGKQDVSVGSARVPDERIDFLSDMFRPKKTTYARIELVDLTGVRADRPDGKGFARLVNHMRTVDALIHVVRAFEALEDGDANPLADASALTDELIIADMAVAETRMERLRTSRKRTADEDVELALMERLSAELGEGRRLREIELAPDEVERLRSYGLLSFKPVVIVANMSEGHLASGQYPGREALQAHCDEHGIPLVELAAQVEAEIAELPEPDRKELMAEYGIDVTGVEQVARAVYDSLGLISFFTVGEDEVRAWPIARGTVARRAAGKIHSDIERGFIRAETIAYSDLKRLGSMVAARSVGLFRLEGKEYVMQDGDIVNFRFSPQH is encoded by the coding sequence ATGCGAGTTGGTTTGGTGGGGCATCCCCGCCCCGGCAAGACCACGCTGTTTCGTCTGCTCACTGGGGCAGATGCTTCCGGCAAGCAAGACGTGAGCGTGGGCAGCGCTAGGGTGCCTGACGAAAGGATCGACTTTCTCTCTGACATGTTCCGGCCCAAGAAGACCACTTACGCCCGGATTGAACTGGTGGATCTGACTGGTGTGCGAGCGGACAGGCCCGACGGAAAAGGCTTTGCACGTTTGGTCAACCACATGCGGACTGTGGACGCCTTGATTCACGTGGTGAGGGCGTTTGAAGCACTGGAGGATGGAGACGCGAACCCTCTCGCGGACGCCTCTGCCCTCACCGACGAGCTCATAATCGCGGACATGGCAGTCGCGGAGACGCGGATGGAAAGGCTGCGCACCTCTCGTAAGCGGACAGCTGACGAGGATGTGGAGCTGGCCCTCATGGAGAGGCTCTCCGCGGAACTCGGAGAAGGGCGGCGCCTGCGCGAAATCGAGCTCGCTCCGGATGAGGTCGAGAGGCTTCGCTCCTACGGGTTGCTGTCGTTTAAGCCAGTGGTCATCGTGGCCAATATGAGCGAGGGGCACCTGGCTTCTGGCCAATACCCTGGGCGCGAGGCACTGCAGGCCCACTGCGACGAGCATGGGATTCCCCTGGTCGAACTCGCCGCGCAGGTGGAAGCGGAGATCGCGGAACTGCCTGAACCGGATCGCAAGGAACTCATGGCTGAATACGGGATAGACGTCACTGGGGTAGAGCAGGTAGCACGCGCGGTTTATGATAGCCTCGGCCTCATCTCATTCTTCACCGTCGGGGAGGACGAGGTCCGGGCTTGGCCGATTGCCCGCGGGACTGTTGCCAGGCGGGCGGCGGGCAAGATCCATTCCGACATCGAGCGCGGCTTCATACGGGCAGAGACTATCGCTTACAGCGACCTAAAACGTCTGGGCTCAATGGTTGCCGCGCGGTCCGTGGGTCTGTTCCGGCTCGAGGGCAAGGAGTACGTGATGCAGGACGGGGATATCGTCAACTTCAGGTTCAGCCCGCAGCACTAG
- a CDS encoding nucleoside kinase translates to MGSKPDTVTITLQDGSRHEVPKGTTIAELAQRLPHGCRWPVVAATVNNDLKEMTCPVAGDAHVQFVDLGTEDGMRIYRRTGILILVKAAREVLEGCRVRIMHSLSNGLYGEIKWKRPLTEGIIRAIEGRMREIVEADKPITKKSMAVEDAVELFRADGQMDKVRLLRYRNMPTVNIYQCGWLHDYLYGYMAPSTGYLKAFRLRLYMPGFILEFPRRSNPMEVPEYVEQGKLANVYFEAEKWGKVIGVTDVASLNDVTRSGDINELIQVVEALHEKKTAQIADMIAANRERIAVVLIAGPSSSGKTTFAQRLRVQLRVNGLNPVSISLDDYFVDRSATPRDESGECDFESLDAIDLALFNDHLARLIQGEEVEVPIFNFREGRRAPRGRLMRLDHNQMLIIEGIHGLNDRLTPAIPAGRKFKIYASALTHLNIDDHIRIPTTDVRILRRIVRDNLFRGHSASNTIRMWPGVRAGEERNIFPFQETADIAFNSALAYELAVLKPYAEPLLREIGPSEAEYVEAKRLRRFLTYFIPVENAVIPPNSIIREFIGDSCFFHKTIT, encoded by the coding sequence ATGGGAAGCAAGCCGGATACCGTCACGATCACGCTTCAGGATGGGAGCCGGCACGAGGTGCCGAAAGGTACTACCATCGCCGAGCTAGCGCAGAGGCTTCCACACGGGTGCCGGTGGCCTGTTGTGGCGGCCACGGTCAACAATGACCTCAAGGAAATGACGTGCCCTGTAGCGGGTGATGCTCACGTACAGTTTGTGGATCTCGGGACTGAGGACGGGATGCGCATATATCGGCGCACCGGCATACTCATATTGGTCAAAGCTGCCCGAGAAGTGCTCGAAGGGTGCAGGGTGCGGATCATGCACTCCCTGTCCAACGGACTGTACGGTGAGATCAAGTGGAAACGCCCTCTGACCGAGGGCATCATCCGGGCGATCGAAGGTCGCATGCGGGAGATAGTCGAGGCTGACAAGCCCATCACGAAGAAGAGCATGGCCGTGGAGGATGCGGTGGAACTCTTCCGCGCGGACGGGCAGATGGACAAGGTCCGGCTGTTGCGCTACAGGAACATGCCCACGGTCAACATATACCAGTGCGGCTGGCTCCACGACTATCTGTACGGCTACATGGCCCCCAGCACGGGCTACCTCAAGGCGTTTCGGCTCCGGCTCTACATGCCCGGGTTCATCCTCGAGTTCCCCAGGCGGAGCAACCCGATGGAGGTTCCGGAGTACGTGGAACAGGGCAAACTCGCGAATGTCTACTTCGAGGCCGAGAAGTGGGGAAAGGTCATAGGGGTGACGGATGTAGCCTCTCTGAACGACGTCACGAGGTCCGGAGACATCAACGAACTCATCCAGGTGGTTGAGGCCCTGCACGAGAAGAAGACTGCACAGATTGCCGACATGATTGCGGCGAATCGAGAACGAATTGCGGTCGTCCTGATCGCAGGCCCGTCATCCTCCGGCAAGACCACTTTCGCCCAGAGACTCAGGGTACAGCTGCGGGTCAACGGTCTCAATCCAGTCTCCATATCTCTGGACGACTACTTCGTGGACCGCTCCGCTACTCCCAGGGACGAATCGGGAGAGTGCGACTTCGAATCGTTGGACGCGATAGACCTGGCACTGTTCAACGATCACCTCGCCAGGCTGATCCAAGGTGAGGAAGTGGAGGTCCCCATCTTCAACTTCCGTGAGGGTCGGAGGGCTCCACGAGGAAGGCTCATGCGTCTGGATCACAACCAGATGTTGATCATCGAGGGTATTCACGGGCTCAACGATCGGTTGACACCCGCGATCCCCGCGGGACGCAAGTTCAAGATCTACGCAAGCGCTCTGACCCACCTCAACATAGACGACCACATCCGAATTCCCACCACTGACGTGCGAATCCTGCGAAGAATCGTCCGTGACAACCTCTTCCGAGGCCACTCTGCCTCCAATACCATCCGCATGTGGCCCGGAGTCCGCGCGGGAGAGGAGCGGAACATCTTCCCGTTCCAGGAGACCGCGGATATTGCGTTCAACTCCGCGCTCGCCTACGAACTCGCGGTGCTCAAGCCGTATGCCGAACCACTTCTCCGGGAAATCGGCCCCTCGGAAGCTGAGTACGTTGAAGCCAAAAGGCTCCGCCGGTTCCTCACATACTTCATCCCTGTCGAGAATGCGGTGATCCCGCCCAACTCGATTATCCGGGAGTTCATAGGGGACTCCTGTTTCTTCCACAAGACTATCACTTGA
- the pstC gene encoding phosphate ABC transporter permease subunit PstC, with translation MNRRNERAIETLLLVSACCSVAVVVLITYFVFSQGLPVFRAKGALSVLLGRTWEPMAGVYGLLPMVIGSLAVTAGALVLGVPLGVACAVFFAEVGPPRLTSAMRPWIQLLGGIPSVVYGFFGIVVVVPLVRDYIGGFGFSTLTASIILAIMILPTVINVSEDAIKAVPDEYREGSYALGATRWQTMWRVVLPAARSGIAAGVVLGMGRALGETMAVIMVAGNSPAMPRLPSMLLEPIRTLTGNIAVEMSYASGDHQRALFATGVVLFFLIVVLNMATTLTVRRETRA, from the coding sequence ATGAACCGCAGGAACGAGAGGGCCATCGAGACGCTCCTTCTCGTCTCAGCCTGCTGCTCAGTAGCAGTTGTCGTTCTCATCACCTACTTCGTCTTTTCCCAGGGTCTCCCAGTGTTCCGCGCGAAGGGGGCCCTCTCCGTGCTATTGGGGAGGACGTGGGAGCCCATGGCCGGCGTGTACGGGCTGCTGCCGATGGTGATTGGGTCCTTGGCGGTGACCGCGGGCGCTCTCGTCTTGGGCGTGCCTCTCGGGGTGGCCTGTGCGGTGTTCTTCGCTGAGGTTGGGCCACCGCGGTTGACCAGCGCAATGAGGCCCTGGATTCAGCTTCTGGGGGGCATCCCGTCGGTCGTCTATGGGTTCTTTGGGATCGTGGTAGTGGTTCCCCTGGTCAGGGACTACATCGGAGGCTTTGGGTTTTCAACGTTGACAGCCTCCATTATTCTGGCCATCATGATCCTCCCGACGGTCATCAACGTTTCTGAGGACGCCATCAAGGCAGTCCCTGACGAGTATCGGGAAGGTTCCTACGCACTCGGCGCCACCCGTTGGCAGACGATGTGGCGGGTCGTGCTGCCCGCCGCGAGGTCCGGGATTGCCGCCGGCGTAGTCCTGGGCATGGGCCGCGCGCTGGGCGAAACCATGGCCGTGATCATGGTGGCCGGGAACTCCCCAGCCATGCCCAGACTTCCGAGCATGCTCCTGGAACCGATCAGGACTCTCACCGGCAACATTGCCGTGGAGATGTCCTACGCAAGCGGTGATCACCAGCGTGCGCTATTCGCCACGGGGGTGGTCCTGTTCTTTTTGATCGTGGTTCTGAACATGGCAACCACACTGACGGTTCGGAGGGAAACACGAGCATGA